From the Chiroxiphia lanceolata isolate bChiLan1 chromosome 6, bChiLan1.pri, whole genome shotgun sequence genome, the window GTTCTGTAACACACATCTGCCCCAGGTACCCAGGTAAGTTAACATCTGCCAATTCCTCTGAGCTTTCAAAAGTAATGTAAATTCAAGGTATTTTCAGTGGCCACCTATAATCCCAAATACCTTTCAATGTATTGAAACAATCCCAAAACCTGCAATATCAGTGAACCTACTATACTGTACATCCcactggagcagtttgtccTTTTCCATTGGGTTTGTACTGTGCATTCCCTATTTATGCCTTTGACATATCTTTCTCAATGTTTTTTACATTCCTCTCTCAAGCCTTTCTGCACTTTTTACCTCTTTGGGAATGCTTTCCAAACTGGCTTAACTCTTGTTATTGAGCTTTGCTCAGGCTGTTGGAAAATACTAATCTCTGCATCATTTTATCTTGATTCAGATCAAACTCTTCCTTCAGAATATTGGTATCTTTGGGGTGATTATGGATTGGGCTTTTACACTGGCCAGCCTTTCTCAAGCTAACTAAAGATCTCTATGCAATGCTAAAAAGTTGTGGTGCTAGGGTGTTTATCACAGCATGGTCCTTTGCTGTTTCTACAGCAGGAAATACTAAACTCTGCTAGGTGGATTTCTGTGACTTAGAACTATCCTTTATGTTTAATTAATGTTTACAGCTACTTGAGCCTACAGAGACTCAATACCAAGCTATACATAGCATCGAGCTATTCCTTTGCATGCAGAGCATATTCAGGATAGCAAGGAGATTGTGTAGCTACtgacagaatttaatttttttttatcccctgctagaatttgcttttgaaaggcATTAAGATTGTTGCTTCGTGAATTGTTACTCTTAACTGCAAGACATTACTGAGGTGGAAATGTTGTTAAATACATTATTCAAGCATGgattggattttatttcttctttatttccacagctgtttgctgaagAGGGAGTCTCTCTCAAAGTTATCTACCTCACCAAATATTGATCAATACTGTGAAGGCAGTACAACGGGGAGGTTGTCACCTGTAGAATACCTTTACAGAAGTCGTGAAGACATTTCTGAGAGTGACGACCTTAATGATGACAAGGGGATCTCCTTTTCGGTCCAGAGGCAGCTAACTGAAAAACCATCTtcaactggaaataaaaaagtagcAGAAAAAGACTCTAATGATTCAGCTATCATGGCTTGTATcaataaaaattatcaaaaaattgcaaaattgGATGACAATCCAGGGCAAGCTGGATCTCAAAACCAGACCTCTGAAGACTCCTCTCCTGATCTTTTTAAGGAGAAAGATGAGCCTAAAACCTTTATTACAGGGACAAGAATGACAAAATCAAAGTTGCTAGGAGATTTAAGTCAGCCTGCAAGTAGCAATCTAGCACAAAATGGAGCTCAGGTATCCAATAAAAAGATTAGAATGGATATCAATGGAAAAGGCCACAGGTCTTCTCCAGAAAACTTTCCTAAACAAGTGAAGAAAACTGTGTATGGAAACCCATCGGTGCACCTAAACCAAACTTTCATGAGCTGGAGGACAGAGCCAAATTCAGCCTTGCCAAGTCATGAGAAATCACCAGTGGAACAGAAAGAATTTCTGATGGCAGCCACATCAGTAGGAAATCTGACTAAGGTGAACTCACAGGCACCACTttcttttgttgaaaaaaaGTGGCACAGTGCTGAGAAGCTAAGTGCTGGAGTGTCCAAAACAGCCACAGATGTGCTGGGGAACTGGCAAGAGGATGACGAAAATGAGATTTCTGATACTGACAGTTCCTATTCTGTAGATTCTCTCTCCTGCACTTATGCAAAagctttcccagagaaactgaaacaagaagattttgacagaaataaatgtcCTGCCAACCCAGAAGATTCTGAGAGTGATGACAGTCAAATGTCACAAGACTCTCTggtagaaaaggaaaataaagcaaaaaagcaaaatgcaagcCAATTTCACAAGTTAAAGATCCATCATGAGCCAGCTAAGCTTTACAAAAGCAGAACTGAACACCATATTTCATCTTTTGTGACATCATATGCATCTCGTAGGAACCTGGTAAAGGCTGAAAGAAGCTTTTCTCTGGATAGTTTAGCTGATGGAGAAGAGATGCCAGCAGAAGATCTGGTAGAAGAATCCAAATCTGATTCATCTGATGAAGTGCCAACAGAGATTTTCTGGAAGTTACAAACTCCTAGATTACCAGCTATACAGATTGAAGAAGACCACGAGTCCAAGACCTGCAATAGAGATACAGAAGGAACAAGTTACGATCTGAAGCTGAGCAGTTCCTTTTATTTGGACACTAAGCCACAGCCTGCTTTGAGTAATGCTTGCAAGCAGTTGCTGAAGGGGACAAAAGTCTCCTTTGTAGAACAAGAAAGGTGTCCTAATAAAAGACTGTATTATGAAAGTGAAAATCCTTTGCTTACTAATGATGCTTGGCTTTCCTGTGACACAAAGGTTGACATCAGCAGCCCCAGAATAACAGCACCTTCTTCCCATGAAAATTTGGAATTTCAGAAAGCTCATCTGTGTTCTTTGAGCAAACCAGACCTTTGGCTGAAGAAAGATGATCTAAAGCAGTCAGCTGCTgaagtttcttttgtttctggcTCTAAGCAGATTCACAGCATTACTCACTTATCACATCGTGTAAATGAAATAAACTCAGTTTTCTCCTCTGACAAATCGGAAGTACCTTTACCTGAAACAACAACTGCAAGGAGAGTTTCTGAGAGTGGATCATTAAATAAGATTCTTAAAGAATGGACAAACTCTAACGAAAATTCATCCTTGGAATCTCAAAATGTTATGTCCTCATTTGTTAGCTCAGTAGGACCAGGTTCTTCTTTTGTTCCTACTTCAGCAAAACatgattattttaaacattcaaGGTCATGTCATCCTGAACAAGAACAACTGGATGAATTAACTACTTACAGGTCTACCACTGAATGTACACAAACATTCAGCTGTTTGGAAAGCAAATCCACTGCAGACTGCTTGTCACTGGTATCTAGGAAAGAGGAGGATTCTCTCCCCACAACTCATCCAGAGCTGCCAAAAGATCACACTCTGCAAAAAACACCTTTTGTCTCCGTGTTGCCTGTGCAAACTGTGGAGCAGAGGAATGTCTGTTTAGATGCAGATTTAGAAGATGATTTCTTGAGAACTTTTTCAAAAGATGAGCTTGACAATGACTATAATAACTTGATGGCAAAATCAAGTGTGACAGATTCAGGCAGGGGAAGTGCATCTGTCAGTGCATCTGCTGCTGAATCTTCTATGGGACTTGCTCATAATATGACCTCAACACAGACATCTGCAGTAAAACACATCCAATTTGGAAACCATGGGCAGCTTTTACCACTACAAAAAATACCAACATGTTGTGATGAAGGTTTCTTTCTCAGTGACTTAGCAAATAAGAACTGCTCTCTAGTAAGCAACTATGAGTTTCAGACACTGGTTGGACATGGAGCAGAATCAACTGCTAGAGAATGTCTCCTCAGCTCTGGGGAGAGTAATTTGGAAACAATGCAAGAAACAGATTATGAACAAATATCTGCAGAAGACATAACAACAGAGACAGatttttcctcacaggagacaACATATCAATGTCACCCTTTAGCTGTTGCTGCCAGTGCAAGTTACGGCCAATCTGCAACACCAGTAGAGATGTCTGAAAAAGAGATAATCTGTATGGAAACAAGCACAGATAGTTTGGCAGAGATTGTGCCAGAGGTGCCTTCATTCATAGGTCACAAAGAATACGAATCCAAGGATGAAGACTTGTCTTCACTGAATCATTATGAATTCAAACACAAACCTGTTTCAAAGGATTACTCCCACGAGTGTGCTCTAGCAGACAGTCAGGCAAGTTGCTTATCCCAGCAAACTTTAGAAAAGTCTACATTATGCACTGATAATATAAGAGAAGAAAGCAGTGAAAGCAAAAAACACAATGCCTTGAATTCTCAGGCTGTAGTTCAGAAAGAATTTTCATCCAAATACGAAAACTTAGTGGTAAATGAAGTAAGTTATTTCATAGTGAATGTAAATGGGAAAGACACTAAGTCCTTTCCTGCTGCTATTTGTGAGACTACAAATGATTTTCTCCCAGAATCTAATTCAAGCACATTTTACAAAACTTCAATGAAAGCTAGTCTTTTTCAAAGTGCATCTGAGACTGAAAATTATGATAAACTGTTGGAGCAGGTCACAATGGTGAAAGGAGATTGTAATGCTACATCTAGTCTTACTGTGGAAGTCAATGCCACAGAAAGTTGTTCTGATGTATGTTCTGGCTGCCTTTGCACAACATGCTCTTCAAAATCAACCGAGCAGAAAAACAGTACACATAAGACAACTGACATTTCTGTGGAATTTGATGCCACCATTCTCttggaaacagaaacacagaacaaatcTTTACTGGaatcaagaaaagagaaagaagccTTTTTTGAAAATGATTGCCCAGAGGACATCTTTCTTGTTGAAGATGATGTAAATTCAGAGTTGGGAAGGGTATTTGAATGCAACACAAAAGCATCGGCTACCATTTCTCAAGAGGAGAgttcatatataaataaagaatccaaatttttaagaaacttAGAAACTGATCCAGAAGAAACCATAGCTCCTTATCAGAATACAGAGGCAAACAGTGATGCAGAAATAATTAACCAGTTAACCAGTAGTGCAAtcaacttagaaaaaaatatattggaaaTTAAACCCAGACAGATTGAAAGTTTACCTGACAATCCAGAAGCCAAAGTCCAAAGTGTAACTGAAGACAGCAgtggaaaggattttaaagacATTAGTGTATCTCAGAATCCAAAGAAACCTACTGATATTGTAGCTTGTGAAGTTCAATGTGAGTTTAATACAAATCTGTGCCTGATGCATGAAGAAGTGGACAAAGACGAACTGCAGGAAGCCAGCACTGAGGTAGAACATACTGAGGAATCAAAAGCACTCCTGCATTCTGGCAGCCAACTTGAAACAAACAGCTTTtgccaaagagaaaaaagtgagaaaacagaaataggtATTTATTCACCAGAGTTTTCTGTTGCTCCCAAAACCACTCCTTCAGCTGCGTGTTCCCACACAACAGATATTGCTCAGAATATTTCAGGGTTCCTTGATACTTGCGAAGGGCTTGTACAGACAAATagaacaacagaaaatgtaGCTGCAGCTGTACTAATCACAAGGAGgcaagcaaatattttagaaaaacttgaaaatgaagaacaaataaGTTCTAACAATTCAACTGAGTATTGTGTACCAAACTGTTTGCCCCAGGAAGACAAAGTTAATGAATGTGAAATGACTGggagtgaaaaagaaattactgtgacACACACCAAGGAGCTGGTTATTACAAGGCAAGAAGACATATGCAcagatgaaaatgttttatttactgaaCAGTTTCCAGCTTTGCATCAGATATATTGTGACAGAGATGTCAAAGAGGAAAGTTTAAATCAGTTTAAGATCCCTGAAAGATACCTGACAGCTTCGGAACTAGAACAGAATATACTGTTAGAGAATGATTCAAGATACCATGATCCTACTGAAATGAGTGAAGATGGTGACTCAGCAGACTCTGTTACAGGAATAACATGTCCTGAGACAGGAAATGTAGTTGACTCATGTGAATATTCAGTTGATGATAGTGCTGGTAACAACCAATACAGAATTGAACAAAAATCTGCAAGTCTCGACAGACATACATATACGAGTTGTGTTATGCAATCTCCTGAGCACAGCATTTTGGAAAACCTGAATGCAGGTATTGTTAGAAAAAGACCTGATATTTGTGAGCTGGATCCAGTAGGCTCTAGAGTTGAGGAGGAGAAAGTGCTTTTGGTGAAGCTAGTACAAATGGCCAAATCAgacaaacaaaagcagatgtttacagaaaacacagaggagGTAGAACTGATCTTTTTACAAAACCCAGATGAACTATTCCCTGAAAACAAAGATAGCTACCAAAAGACACATGATGACAGCAGATTAAATGAAATCTTAAGAGAAAACCAGTGGGTGTCTACCAGCTTTTCTAGAAAGAACGAAGACATCAGCAAGCAACAAAATCCATCAACAACACTGAtgtctacagaaaaaaaccaagaacttCAAGACTCCCCATGCCTGTCTGTAAATCACGTTTTATATCTTGGAGGAAGTGATGATTCCCATCTTGTTCAAGATGTTCCCACTGCATCGAAAGGACATACAAAATCATCTAACAGCAGTCTTGGAACTGGAGCTGTTCTGCCTTACTATGAAACATTAATGGAGAGTGAAGTTGGTGTCCATACGTCTGTTACAGGCAACAAAATGGGAGAAGACAAACATCTTCCAGATAAAATGCAAAGTAAGAGTGTAGCTTTTTCACAAATCATGACCacacaggagaggcaggaggaagaatTGTTTGTAGTTAAAAATGCACCTGATTATGCCATATCTGCACAACATGTCAATGAGAGCAGCTCTTTCACTCCCTACGGTGCAGGTGGTCCTGAGCCTGAAACTGTTGTACTTCAGCAAACAGCCAAAGGAAActcattttccttggaaatattAGATTcttctgaagatatttttcgGGATGTTAACAGTGCTCATGAAGAACACAGTATGGATTTAATGGTTAATAAACTATTAAATGACTGTCTTAATTCCAGGGAAGATACAGCTCAGGAGGAAAAGGATACCAGTGTGCCTGATTCACTGCTCTTGGATAAATCAAACCTGCTTTcttcttcagagaaagaagTGATGGAAGACATAGGGATGGGGAAAATGCATTCTTTACTAGAAATCTCTACACCAAAAATCTTTCACAATATTAATACAACTCAGGTAGTAGTTCAGTCAGGGAGTTCATCACTGCATGATGAGGAGAAAATTTTAAACACAAGCTGTCCTACAGCaaacagtaaaactgaaaatgccAAGTTTCCTGCTGTAGCTGGATATCAGCATGAGCCTGGAAAAAGTCAGGAGCATGAGACTTCTGAAGAGTGCTGCATAGACCAATCAGGCCATGCTGTTTCTGAGAATGCTTCAGCCCTTTCAGAGGGCCTGAACAAGTCTCCAAGGGAAAATTCACATTATAGTAAAGAGTTTCTAAATTATAATAGGAGCTTGGGTGCTTCTGAACATTCTCCTGGTCTTCTGAATTGTGCAGCATCATCTGCAGGTAGTTTGattgccagcaatggagacaAAACCGAAAATGATGCTATTCtctctgaagaaacaaaatactttgaaaGTGAATCAActgatttaaatgtttttgtaacTTCTCCTGGTGTTTCTcaaaaaggagatgaaaaggaaaataattctgcagTGGCAGAGGTCACATATGCTCAGAATAATAAACTCCCTGCAAAAGTGGGAACAAatcaaacagagaaaattattcaaGGTTATTTCCAGAATTGCAGtgacataaaagaaaataaagttcatGAGTACTCAGAACACAGCAGTAACACTAATGGTGTGACTGTACCAGAATCAGGCTTGCTTGCTTCCCAGAGCCAAGGGCAGACTGGCAGTAATGAATCAAAGTCTCTTTCTTCCTACTCAACAGAAGAAACTCCAAATGATACACCATTTCAAAGCTCCAAGAACTTCAGTGCTTTTAACACATCTTGTTTACTTGAGGACTCAAAATCTCTAATATTTAGTCAGCTTGAGGACTCGCTCCAGGATACTTTTTTGACTGAGAAAGTGACCTCCAGTTCTGCAGACATGTGCTCTGTGAAAGAAGATCTTTCCCGAGCATTTGCAAGTGTCAATTACCCATCCtcagcagcattttcagaatCTTCTTTAACTGCAGATATAGGCCATGGTGAAACTGGCACATATGATATTCCACATTTAAACATATTGAAACATTCTccatttgctgtttttcaaatacaagACACTCAGTCTGATAAGGCGGTTGTATTTGATGAGCCAGTATGTGCTTCAAGAAGTATTTTACTTTctcttgcaaaagaaaatagGCATTGTCCAGTGTCAGACACAGAGTGTAGTTCATGTAAAAATTCCGCTGGGGATGTGGAACCTGTATATGGAAGTAATCGTAAAAAAATCGACAATGATACAAAAGTTGATCAGCATCACTGGGATAAGGTTCTACCACAAGAAGCTTGCacagaacacactgaaaaaatattaagggATAATCCTCTTTTATTACCATCGTTACCTTTTTGGGATACTGAAAGGGCAATTCTTGTTAAGGAGGGACAAATGAGAAATATCCTTAACAGAAATGAGGAAGAATTGCATTCAAATACTGAGGCTGAACATCTTGCAGTAAagacagagcaaacaaaaacattaagtAGAGAACCTGCTGAAAAGCAAACTAATGTATCCTCAAATTCTTCAAATGAATTAATAGGCTCAAAAGTTACAGCGTTTGAAAATCTGTATCCAGGAGATGTTGCAGTGGCTCCTGAATACGCCTGCAGTTCAGTTAGTCCAGCATATCCCATACACAGCAGAAGCGCTGATCCCAGGCACCTGTGTGACACTGTCTTGGGATTTGAAAGAAACCCTGCAGATCTGCAAGATAATTGTCAGTATGTGCCTACAGGTGAACAGACAGAACACATACCAAATAGAACAAATCCAGGGAGTAGAAAAGAGATTTTACTTTGCAGAAGTAAGACAGGTTCAAGTGTTGATAGCCCTGCTGATGATGCTGATGTAGACAATTGTTCAACAACTGGAGACACTATAACGAGgaataaaactgcaaaatcaGAAAGACCAAAGTTTTCTGTAATAAGTAATGAAACTACCTCCATAAAGTTTTTGCCAGAAAACCATGATTTGCCTCCTCAAGAATCTAAAGTGGTGCAACTTAGGAGCAAAAGATCATATTCTACTACACGGAATACAAAGAGCTGTAAACAAAGTGAACACAGACCTTATTTACAAAGTCACAGAGTATCAGCCCCAGctattgctgttttctctgaTACAGAATATACTTTGGAAGCTTCATCTAAGGCAGATCCTTTGTTGTATTCTGCATCTAAATCACTACAAGATTTAAATATGAGTGTAGAGCCTCCATCACCAACTGAAGATGATCTTTATGGAATTGAAAGATTTTCAAAGCAGGAATCAAAGAACTTTCTAAAGGTTAAATTTAAACCCAGATTTCAGCAAAGAATGGCACAAACTAAGAAGTTTGCAAACTGTGATcccaaaaatatacaaaattttGCAGGAAGAAGCCAAAGCAGCCAGTCTTTAAAAGACTGCACTACTCAATCTCCATCATGCTTACTGCCCACAGCTCACAGTTCTGTGGGTGCAGAAGTAAATGTCCATTCAAAGAGTAGTTCTGTAGTTCAGTGTAGTGAAGGTAAAGGTGAAGAAGGTGGATACCAGCCAGATTTAATTTTGCAAGACAATAAAGATGTAATCCACTTTAGTTCAAGTGATATCAACCCATATATTCACTCATGGCAACAAGATGGATCATGCAAGATTGGCTGGAAACAGTATGTTTTTGGAAGTGCAAGTGATGTCTCTTGCAATCAAATTCctttaaatatggaaaatcaTAAAGTTATGAGATGTTCCAGTGCAGACAATGGATTGAATTCtcaaaattctccttttcattCTCATCTAAGTTCATATGCTACAGCAAAAGTTTTATCAAGCACTTTAAGTAGCATTGAAGGTCTTCAAGGATGGGACAGTGTCAGACAAGACTTTCAGTCTGCATATTCGAGTGACAGTACCAAGCAGTATAGCAACATATCcagtgaaacactggaaagtaattcagaaaataaCACTGCTGGATTTGAGAATCCTTCTGCACAACCTGGTAACTCTTCAATGCAGGTTGATGAAATTGTACTCTTATATCCTTCTGAGACTGAAAGGTCTTCTAAAAAAATACCAGGGATTACATGTGAGCAGGGAACACAAACAGCAACTACAGGAAGGTATAAAAGGCAGAGAAGACATCAGAGAAGCTATACAGATGTTTCTgcaaaaaaggaggaaagaaacagagatttATTTCTTCAACCTTCTTGGACAAGCATGCAGAACCTGTCCATGCATCTatcacagcttctgcagaaCACTTCTGAGTTGTTGGGAAACCTCT encodes:
- the STARD9 gene encoding stAR-related lipid transfer protein 9 isoform X2, which codes for MIIFSLSREINAVREEYKQKLRDQEAFHRTQIQRQQLYVEDLKQQILRGQIKAERELENDQALINQQIQENQQWLINENKRLAALQQQQREFAVQTEPTLYAEAEVQSNTGVEICLSLLQQNKKRLVQLELLRRHSLKKAERNIRRKKVKFQLERIVKKQKLLEAKQNLEQLEASCWLSEECVKQSQVLNENIAVWSSLDHQLQKRWKSLGSSSLQHRQHLFCNTHLPQVPSCLLKRESLSKLSTSPNIDQYCEGSTTGRLSPVEYLYRSREDISESDDLNDDKGISFSVQRQLTEKPSSTGNKKVAEKDSNDSAIMACINKNYQKIAKLDDNPGQAGSQNQTSEDSSPDLFKEKDEPKTFITGTRMTKSKLLGDLSQPASSNLAQNGAQVSNKKIRMDINGKGHRSSPENFPKQVKKTVYGNPSVHLNQTFMSWRTEPNSALPSHEKSPVEQKEFLMAATSVGNLTKVNSQAPLSFVEKKWHSAEKLSAGVSKTATDVLGNWQEDDENEISDTDSSYSVDSLSCTYAKAFPEKLKQEDFDRNKCPANPEDSESDDSQMSQDSLVEKENKAKKQNASQFHKLKIHHEPAKLYKSRTEHHISSFVTSYASRRNLVKAERSFSLDSLADGEEMPAEDLVEESKSDSSDEVPTEIFWKLQTPRLPAIQIEEDHESKTCNRDTEGTSYDLKLSSSFYLDTKPQPALSNACKQLLKGTKVSFVEQERCPNKRLYYESENPLLTNDAWLSCDTKVDISSPRITAPSSHENLEFQKAHLCSLSKPDLWLKKDDLKQSAAEVSFVSGSKQIHSITHLSHRVNEINSVFSSDKSEVPLPETTTARRVSESGSLNKILKEWTNSNENSSLESQNVMSSFVSSVGPGSSFVPTSAKHDYFKHSRSCHPEQEQLDELTTYRSTTECTQTFSCLESKSTADCLSLVSRKEEDSLPTTHPELPKDHTLQKTPFVSVLPVQTVEQRNVCLDADLEDDFLRTFSKDELDNDYNNLMAKSSVTDSGRGSASVSASAAESSMGLAHNMTSTQTSAVKHIQFGNHGQLLPLQKIPTCCDEGFFLSDLANKNCSLVSNYEFQTLVGHGAESTARECLLSSGESNLETMQETDYEQISAEDITTETDFSSQETTYQCHPLAVAASASYGQSATPVEMSEKEIICMETSTDSLAEIVPEVPSFIGHKEYESKDEDLSSLNHYEFKHKPVSKDYSHECALADSQASCLSQQTLEKSTLCTDNIREESSESKKHNALNSQAVVQKEFSSKYENLVVNEVSYFIVNVNGKDTKSFPAAICETTNDFLPESNSSTFYKTSMKASLFQSASETENYDKLLEQVTMVKGDCNATSSLTVEVNATESCSDVCSGCLCTTCSSKSTEQKNSTHKTTDISVEFDATILLETETQNKSLLESRKEKEAFFENDCPEDIFLVEDDVNSELGRVFECNTKASATISQEESSYINKESKFLRNLETDPEETIAPYQNTEANSDAEIINQLTSSAINLEKNILEIKPRQIESLPDNPEAKVQSVTEDSSGKDFKDISVSQNPKKPTDIVACEVQCEFNTNLCLMHEEVDKDELQEASTEVEHTEESKALLHSGSQLETNSFCQREKSEKTEIGIYSPEFSVAPKTTPSAACSHTTDIAQNISGFLDTCEGLVQTNRTTENVAAAVLITRRQANILEKLENEEQISSNNSTEYCVPNCLPQEDKVNECEMTGSEKEITVTHTKELVITRQEDICTDENVLFTEQFPALHQIYCDRDVKEESLNQFKIPERYLTASELEQNILLENDSRYHDPTEMSEDGDSADSVTGITCPETGNVVDSCEYSVDDSAGNNQYRIEQKSASLDRHTYTSCVMQSPEHSILENLNAGIVRKRPDICELDPVGSRVEEEKVLLVKLVQMAKSDKQKQMFTENTEEVELIFLQNPDELFPENKDSYQKTHDDSRLNEILRENQWVSTSFSRKNEDISKQQNPSTTLMSTEKNQELQDSPCLSVNHVLYLGGSDDSHLVQDVPTASKGHTKSSNSSLGTGAVLPYYETLMESEVGVHTSVTGNKMGEDKHLPDKMQSKSVAFSQIMTTQERQEEELFVVKNAPDYAISAQHVNESSSFTPYGAGGPEPETVVLQQTAKGNSFSLEILDSSEDIFRDVNSAHEEHSMDLMVNKLLNDCLNSREDTAQEEKDTSVPDSLLLDKSNLLSSSEKEVMEDIGMGKMHSLLEISTPKIFHNINTTQVVVQSGSSSLHDEEKILNTSCPTANSKTENAKFPAVAGYQHEPGKSQEHETSEECCIDQSGHAVSENASALSEGLNKSPRENSHYSKEFLNYNRSLGASEHSPGLLNCAASSAGSLIASNGDKTENDAILSEETKYFESESTDLNVFVTSPGVSQKGDEKENNSAVAEVTYAQNNKLPAKVGTNQTEKIIQGYFQNCSDIKENKVHEYSEHSSNTNGVTVPESGLLASQSQGQTGSNESKSLSSYSTEETPNDTPFQSSKNFSAFNTSCLLEDSKSLIFSQLEDSLQDTFLTEKVTSSSADMCSVKEDLSRAFASVNYPSSAAFSESSLTADIGHGETGTYDIPHLNILKHSPFAVFQIQDTQSDKAVVFDEPVCASRSILLSLAKENRHCPVSDTECSSCKNSAGDVEPVYGSNRKKIDNDTKVDQHHWDKVLPQEACTEHTEKILRDNPLLLPSLPFWDTERAILVKEGQMRNILNRNEEELHSNTEAEHLAVKTEQTKTLSREPAEKQTNVSSNSSNELIGSKVTAFENLYPGDVAVAPEYACSSVSPAYPIHSRSADPRHLCDTVLGFERNPADLQDNCQYVPTGEQTEHIPNRTNPGSRKEILLCRSKTGSSVDSPADDADVDNCSTTGDTITRNKTAKSERPKFSVISNETTSIKFLPENHDLPPQESKVVQLRSKRSYSTTRNTKSCKQSEHRPYLQSHRVSAPAIAVFSDTEYTLEASSKADPLLYSASKSLQDLNMSVEPPSPTEDDLYGIERFSKQESKNFLKVKFKPRFQQRMAQTKKFANCDPKNIQNFAGRSQSSQSLKDCTTQSPSCLLPTAHSSVGAEVNVHSKSSSVVQCSEGKGEEGGYQPDLILQDNKDVIHFSSSDINPYIHSWQQDGSCKIGWKQYVFGSASDVSCNQIPLNMENHKVMRCSSADNGLNSQNSPFHSHLSSYATAKVLSSTLSSIEGLQGWDSVRQDFQSAYSSDSTKQYSNISSETLESNSENNTAGFENPSAQPGNSSMQVDEIVLLYPSETERSSKKIPGITCEQGTQTATTGRYKRQRRHQRSYTDVSAKKEERNRDLFLQPSWTSMQNLSMHLSQLLQNTSELLGNLSQQSIIDNEQNATINQRGTEDAVKATRSDSCTQTTADIGTQTETLEEPQSKHEEKQVEAKMENELRAAQAVNNCKEIGADTVGKIPERKEEVLSLEERTKEQTGMKSLGNPDFHDSLDSILEDSFMHLPLLSRTSAPILHFQKPLFNAKQKDTFTSARVSSLTSSLPSSGQDDSSCTVVSSPTNSTSYSPTSYTQDKRSVNETEAPAERKFCYKNTLLVDRASSPILTLSASPNSQTAFSKSVCTIKERLGYSSVASSPLHNQRKQRAVPQSSMHPHVDNFSQTETESDSSASREHKGIRKKSGSFSGKKAANELLGQDDSKDLEQQHRLMVDTHTTICAKRLYHSSSTLEVSGHSEVVTGDVRDHGSLAHSLRCMYVTRGGRGSSAGIGHEKYIENSDTALIHNYSSPNADLFFNQKISATCSSKTNAGTSSEPVVEASSLQFHDFFWRNENSCPPALSDVSDVQTSFQDDNTGFVTESECDTEIPLNKNSTFAKPYRPRSYSLRDLPIHNKFSNWCGVKGSPPPSLLSLSGSVTDLRSQAEKMTRSKQATEMEGKSQPCDSRSREIERLQRERAQIMSGIHLDLHQHPLTVELTEAKLNYGIGETDALLRVLQSGNADDTVAIPVKQQLYERHMRAIETLRKEREKRLQRYQRSRSLSPQKHLSLFQTLDPSQRDLDLPSRRREYLQQLRRDVVENTRVQEPKRRSIQHPSDIELLLRDYQRAREETKTEIARARDKLRERAEQEKRRIREQLFSQLQKEEARLKTLASTSTLCTDSSLSLSSGPTSGYNSSNTATYTASNFSSREGQVSSGNTLVSRDTRGRSAVRNSQLYMLEQLQKDSTFETTRIQPPLPSSSTSCRFTHGLTISVNSSSTKGYQDLSKHILANATTEVMAACSHNLRNLYTCQAAAGWKYQCTEKEVQVYYKVFPSATRHGFLGAGVIERPLSYVWGLVRDPCKRHLYDRSINTARIHKKVTSHIHLVYLVTDTSLCYLKQPRDFCCITVEAKEENLSVLAIQSVYDASMPHPCKEAVRGEILPSAWILEPDIVNGRDITRVIYMAQVDLGAPAIPARLLNSIAKRQPLVIARLAHLLAS